In one window of Temnothorax longispinosus isolate EJ_2023e chromosome 9, Tlon_JGU_v1, whole genome shotgun sequence DNA:
- the LOC139818878 gene encoding leukotriene A-4 hydrolase-like, producing MRVSNKHKIQIEYETNSNSPALYWLKPDQTSNGTHPLLISNSKLTCTKAIFPCQDTPSRKITFDSEISVGFNAMMPGFSKREIYENNRVIYIFSVTPNIPSYAMYIIVGSLKEVKILGRCAHVGCNLWTEKKYLHQNIMAVNKIMDILYIINEHLHRISGTVNLIPFNICVLPPNMPEFDMQCPCVTFVSSTVLEDHYSMINTIVQNIIESWIKRIVTIANFQHLWLIYSYLYNKCGKLRSAITRTSVQFSTRTCYTPYFILQSAWKVAHYCARVICATDGRFHTRVKTVR from the exons ATGAGAGTTAGTAATAA ACATAAAATTCAGATTGAATATGAAACAAATTCAAATTCTCCTGCATTGTATTGGCTAAAACCTGATCAAACTTCCAATGGTACACATCCCCTCTTAATATCTAACAGCAAg cTTACATGTACCAAAGCTATATTTCCCTGCCAGGATACACCATCACGCAAAATCACATTCGATTCAGAG atttctGTGGGTTTCAACGCTATGATGCCTGGGTTTtctaaaagagaaatttatgaaaataaccgagttatatacatattttctgtaacacCAAACATACCATCGTATGCGATGTATATTATAGTAGGTTCACTAAAAGAGGTGAAAATACTCGGAAGGTGTGCGCATGTAGGCTGCAACTTGTGGActgaaaagaaatatcttcATCAGAATATAATGgctgttaataaaattatggacATTCTGTATATCATCAACGAACATTTGCATCGTATCTCGG GAACTGTCAATCTTATTCCTTTTAACATATGTGTGCTTCCACCAAATATGCCGGAATTCGATATGCAATGTCCTTGTGTGACATTCGTGTCGTCAACTGTACTTGAAGATCATTACTCTATGATCAATACAATTGTTCAAAACATCATTGAGAGCTGGATAAAAAGGATAGTTACGATTGCAAATTTCCAACACTTGTGGTTGATTTATAGTTATTTGtataacaagtgcgggaagttgagaagtgcgatcacccgcacgagtgtccaattctcaacccgcacgtgttacacaccctattttatattacaaagtgcgtggaaagtggcccattattgcgcgcgcgtcatctgtgcgacggatggccgattccatacacgagtcaaaacagtgcggtaa